Proteins from one Porites lutea chromosome 3, jaPorLute2.1, whole genome shotgun sequence genomic window:
- the LOC140930127 gene encoding protein SPO16 homolog, which yields MADSPLPSWPIIINKSLEESEIYRLLRSKHKVRVTDTTGQGVIIFPLSSVAFMVISLDHALKENEGQTVVSADIVERVQRLNQVHQRAYVILMAALMGSKEMQNLTALQSRFLATKANFIPAHSAKECVDFMVTIAKVTCKPMAGLIQERMKRLQESTVSDNVVLHALGNIGLGNHECLVLQDGLKTVSRVSQATEEELIDCSLDHQTAQKVINFFDKDCIQI from the exons ATGGCGGACAGTCCTCTTCCTAGTTGGCCAATTATAATCAACAAATCTTTGGAAGAAAGTGAGATTTACAGACTTCTGAGGAGCAAACATAAAGTTAGAG TTACTGACACAACTGGTCAAGGAGTTATAATTTTCCCTCTTTCCTCTGTCGCATTTATGGTCATTTCCTTGGACCATGCGTTGAAAGAAAACGAGGGACAAACAGTAGTTAGTGCGGACATTGTAGAAAG GGTGCAGAGACTAAATCAAGTGCATCAAAGAGCTTACGTTATTCTCATGGCTGCTCTTATGGGATCAAAGGAAATGCAAAACCTAACAGCACTACAAAGCAG GTTTCTTGCAACAAAGGCAAATTTCATCCCTGCGCATAGTGCTAAAGAATGTGTTGATTTTATGGTTACTATTGCCAAG GTTACCTGTAAGCCTATGGCAGGATTGATACAAGAAAGAATGAAGAGGTTACAAGAGTCAACAGTTAGTGACAATGTGGTTCTTCATGCCCTTGGAAACATTGGACTTGGCAATCATG AGTGTTTGGTGCTTCAAGATGGTCTTAAAACTGTATCCAGGGTGTCACAAGCCACAGAGGAGGAACTGATAGACTGTAGTCTAGATCACCAAACTGCACAGAAAGTCATCAACTTCTTTGACAAAGACTGCATACAGATTTGA